In Papaver somniferum cultivar HN1 chromosome 1, ASM357369v1, whole genome shotgun sequence, a genomic segment contains:
- the LOC113328855 gene encoding GTP-binding protein At2g22870-like codes for MLLRQRFLPLQTYSLLSASSSSSSSLPFSLYFQKPLSHSIYQTPNLSSPSSVHHIHASASKTSNSPEAAKFIKRELFVPPGVDPEAITGDMILPGSNIVLGPYAGHSHIKEVEFIKSSAKPKDCPKDNFPEFAILGRSNVGKSSLINALVRKKEVALTSKKPGKTQLINHFLVNKSWYIVDLPGYGFANAPESTRMDWSALTKGYFLNRDTLVAVLLLVDASIPARKIDLDCANWLGRNEIPMIFVFTKCDKSKNKKGNRPEENIKDFQDIIRENYRQPPPWIMTCSVSGLGRDELLLHMSQLRNYWDQ; via the exons ATGTTACTGCGGCAGCGATTCCTTCCCCTCCAAACTTACTCTCTTTTATccgcttcatcatcatcttcttcttctcttcctttttctctttacttTCAAAAACCTCTCTCACACTCAATTTATCAAACACCTAATCTCTCTTCACCTTCATCTGTACATCATATACATGCCTCAGCTTCAAAGACCTCAAACTCACCTGAAGCAGCAAAATTCATCAAAAGAGAACTTTTTGTTCCTCCTGGAGTAGACCCAGAGGCAATTACAGGAGATATGATTCTTCCTGGTTCAAATATCGTTCTGGGTCCATATGCTGGACACTCGCATATCAAAGAAGTCGAATTTATAAAGAGTAGTGCTAAACCAAAGGATTGCCCGAAGGATAATTTTCCCGAGTTTGCGATTTTAGGTCGATCTAATGTTGGTAAATCATCGCTTATTAATGCGCTTGTTCGCAAGAAAGAAGTTGCTCTTACTTCCAAGAAACCAG GGAAGACTCAACTTATAAATCATTTTTTGGTTAACAAAAGCTGGTACATTGTGGATTTGCCTGGTTATGG GTTTGCAAATGCTCCTGAATCTACTCGGATGGACTGGTCTGCATTGACCAAAGGTTACTTTTTAAACAGAGATACTCTTGTTGCTGTATTGCTACTTGTTGATGCTAGTATTCCTGCACGGAAGATTGACCTTGATTGTGCTAATTGGCTTGGTCGTAATGAG ATACCGATGATTTTTGTATTTACCAAGTGCGACAAGTCGAAGAACAAGAAAGGAAATAGGCCCGAAGAGAACATCAAGGATTTTCAAGACATAATTAGAGAAAACTACCGACAACCTCCACCATGGATCATGACATGTAGTGTGAGCGGCTTGGGAAGGGATGAGCTTCTTCTTCATATGTCGCAGCTAAGGAACTATTGGGATCAGTAA